From a single Okeanomitos corallinicola TIOX110 genomic region:
- the ruvA gene encoding Holliday junction branch migration protein RuvA, with the protein MISYLKGIVAGVQTVSANRTILTLEVNGTGYDLQIPQRLGGQLTNTGDVVQIFTHYQIREEVPLLYGFSSPSERDLFRHLLSVSGIGAALAIALLDTLELPELVQAIIAANVQMLIQTPGVGKKTAERLCLELKSKLIEWRKSAGFFVATGGPAPGILEEVQMTLFALGYTANEVSHALHVVSEDVGLTKDAYVEDWIKQAIAYLSSNEVVQVASDR; encoded by the coding sequence ATGATAAGTTATCTCAAAGGTATCGTGGCTGGTGTGCAAACGGTTAGCGCCAATCGCACCATCTTGACTTTAGAAGTCAATGGCACGGGGTATGATTTACAAATTCCCCAGCGCCTTGGTGGTCAATTAACTAATACTGGTGATGTGGTACAAATTTTTACCCATTACCAGATTCGGGAAGAAGTTCCTTTACTCTATGGGTTTTCTTCTCCCTCGGAACGGGATTTATTTCGTCACCTGTTGTCTGTGAGTGGAATTGGTGCTGCATTAGCGATCGCACTTTTGGATACTTTGGAATTACCAGAGTTAGTCCAAGCGATTATTGCTGCTAATGTACAGATGTTAATTCAAACCCCTGGTGTGGGTAAAAAAACCGCAGAACGTCTATGCTTAGAATTAAAAAGCAAGTTGATAGAATGGCGCAAATCAGCGGGCTTTTTTGTGGCTACAGGAGGTCCAGCACCGGGAATTTTGGAAGAAGTGCAAATGACTCTCTTTGCTTTGGGATATACTGCTAATGAAGTCAGTCATGCCTTGCACGTCGTCAGCGAAGATGTCGGTTTAACCAAGGATGCCTATGTGGAAGACTGGATTAAACAAGCGATCGCTTATCTGAGTAGTAATGAAGTGGTTCAGGTCGCAAGTGACAGGTAA
- the bioF gene encoding 8-amino-7-oxononanoate synthase: protein MNKNPYAWIEASLETIHRANWYRSVQTVDSLPGATVLLSGQKVINFASNDYLGLAADERLQSAAIQAIQAFGTGSTGSRLLSGHRQLHRELEQAIASTKQTEDAVVFSSGYLANLGAITALVGKRDLIFSDQYNHSSLKNGAILSAATVMEYPHCDISALTAKLNQERQKYRRCLILTDSVFSMDGDLCPLPELLNLAAEFSCMLLIDEAHATGVMGKMGGGCVEHFGCTGSDLIQIGTLSKALGSLGGYVAGSHHLIDFLRNRAPSWIYTTALSPADTAAALAAMKIVQQEPERRQQLWANVDYLKQLVTENLPNLKILPTESPILCFQLPDAATALTVGQKLKEAGIFAPAIRPPTVPTSRIRITLMAIHEPAHIDKLVQTLCDIFYV from the coding sequence ATGAACAAAAATCCTTATGCTTGGATAGAGGCATCTTTAGAAACCATTCATCGGGCTAACTGGTATCGTTCTGTACAAACAGTAGATAGTCTACCCGGTGCAACGGTGCTGTTATCTGGGCAAAAGGTAATTAATTTCGCCAGTAACGATTACTTGGGTTTAGCAGCTGATGAACGCTTACAAAGTGCAGCAATTCAAGCTATTCAAGCATTTGGTACTGGTAGTACAGGTTCTCGATTACTCAGCGGACATCGGCAATTACACAGGGAGTTAGAACAGGCGATCGCATCTACTAAACAAACGGAGGACGCTGTAGTATTTAGTTCTGGATATTTAGCTAATTTAGGTGCAATTACGGCTTTAGTTGGGAAACGAGATTTAATATTTTCCGATCAATATAACCATTCCAGCCTCAAAAACGGGGCAATTCTCAGCGCTGCAACCGTGATGGAATATCCCCATTGCGATATTTCTGCGTTGACAGCTAAGTTAAATCAAGAACGTCAAAAATACAGACGCTGTTTAATTTTGACTGATAGCGTTTTTAGTATGGATGGTGATTTATGTCCCCTACCAGAACTTTTAAACTTAGCCGCAGAATTTAGCTGTATGCTGCTAATAGACGAAGCACACGCTACCGGTGTCATGGGGAAAATGGGGGGTGGTTGTGTAGAGCATTTTGGCTGTACTGGGAGTGATTTAATTCAAATCGGGACATTAAGCAAAGCCTTGGGAAGTTTAGGCGGTTATGTTGCAGGAAGTCATCACTTGATTGACTTTTTAAGAAATCGCGCTCCTAGTTGGATTTATACCACAGCCCTATCACCAGCAGACACAGCCGCAGCCTTAGCAGCTATGAAAATAGTACAACAAGAACCAGAACGCCGTCAGCAACTATGGGCAAATGTTGATTATTTAAAACAATTGGTTACGGAAAATTTACCTAACTTAAAAATATTACCAACAGAGTCACCGATCTTATGTTTTCAGTTACCTGATGCAGCGACGGCTTTAACTGTGGGGCAGAAGTTGAAAGAGGCGGGAATTTTTGCACCTGCGATACGTCCTCCTACTGTACCAACCAGTCGGATCAGGATTACTTTGATGGCAATTCATGAACCAGCACATATTGATAAGTTAGTGCAGACTTTGTGTGATATTTTTTATGTTTGA